One Anolis carolinensis isolate JA03-04 unplaced genomic scaffold, rAnoCar3.1.pri scaffold_13, whole genome shotgun sequence genomic window, accttccttgcttagtttctccgtacttcacaacctctgaggatgcctgccatagatgtgggcgaaacgtcaggagagaatacttctagaacatggccagacagcccggaaaacatacaacaaccctgtgatcctggccatgaaagttttGACAATATAGAAGGGCAAGTTCCACTGTGTTCAGTTTTTGAGCAAGTTCTCCGGCTTTGGATAACCGAAGAGGACAAAGTCTGCCTCGTACAACTTGTAGAGCTGTTGCCTCCACGCCACGGGGATTTTGGCAAACCAGTCTTCCTCCCAGCTGCTGGCTGTCCTGTTCCGGTAACTGGGAGGGAAGCGGAGGAGATGGTCCACCTTGAGAAGCTGCAGGAGCTGAGCTGCGTCTTCGTCCAATGTCTCCAACTTGCCGACAAAGTCGTACTCTATCTGGCAGGGGTGACAGAGGCGGTAGACCTGCCTCCAGTGTTCGTTGAAAGGGGCCATCTTCTCTGTCCGAGGGTCCAGCAAGTACTGGATGAAGTCCGAGAAGGAGACCCGGAGTCCGGCCTCGAAGGCCTCGCTCACCGAGGTGGGGAGGCTGGTGAGGTTGGAGTAGAGCTTCAACATGGGGACGGCAAAGCGCCGGTAGAACTCCTCGTTCTCCAGCTCGAACTTGCTGCGGAAGGCCGAGATGAGCCGCACGAAGGGGTCTCGGACGAAGAGGAACTTGGTGTACTTCTTCAGCTTGATCTTCATGAGGTGCCGGGAGAACTTCCCGTAGCGGCGCCAGAACTTGTTGAAGGTGAAGTGGGTGCTGGTGTTGTGGACGTGCTCGCGGGGGATGTCCAAGGGGTCGGCGTAAGGGACGCCTTGGTCCATCAGGCTCTCGCTGAGGACGATCATCACCCGCTTCCAGTTGGTGCAGGCCACTTTGGGGACGTAGCAATAGATGACGCCGTGGCGGTCGTCCACAATGAGGTGGTTGAGCTCGTAGTTGGGGATGTCGTCGAAGGAGCGCTCCTTGGTCGGGAAGCTGAAGCTGGAATTGGCACAGAGCTCCCGCAAGGTCCTCCGCCGCTCCGCCTGCAGCTTCTCTTGGTCCAGGATCAGCCTGGCGTCCCGGGTGGACCAGTCGTAGCCTCGGACGTTCTCCTCCAAGTTGCCCGCGATGGGGTGGCTGGAAGCTTGCAAGAGCGGCCGCTCTGTCCTTTGGCCAAGCTTGACCGGGCTCCGTTTCAGGTCAGAGCTCAAGAGCGTCTCCAGGAATTCGTCCACCTCGGCCAACGATTGCTGCCTGTCCCCCTGGATGGCCGTGGGGAGCGCGCCGTGGGGCCTCGAGAGGGTGGTGTGGAGGTAGAAGTGAGCCGTGCCCACGTTGTCCCAGTAGACAATGATCAGCAGGATCATGAAGAGAGAGCCCACCACCACCGACAGGCGGAAGAGTCGCGCTTTGGTCATCCTGGCCGGAGACGCCATGCGCTACTCCATGCTCAGCTCACCTCCAGCTGGACCGGAAAAAGCGGAAACCCAGCATGGCTGGTTGTGGCACAGTTTGGTTCTGCAAGAGGAACAAACAGAATATTAAAACTATACTCCCAGGCAAAATTGTTtggataataatacagtagagtctgacttatcggagccctggtggcaaagtgtgttaaagcactgagctagtgaacttgcagaccaaaaggtcccaggttcaaaccccgggagcggcgtgagtggccgctgttagctccagcttctgccaacctagcagttcgaaaacatgccaatgtgagtagatcaataggtaccgctccggtgggaaggtaacggcgctccatgcagtcatgctggtcacatgaccttggaggtgtctacagacaacgctggctcttgggcttagaaatggagatgagcaccaacccccagagtcagacatgactggacttaacatcagggaaaacgtttacctttaccttatgtttaaagttgttggaaatagcaacctagaatcatagaatcgtagagttggaagagacctcacgggccatccagtccaacctcctgcaagaagcaggaaaaacctTCTTCAAGTCTCCACGAGTTATTTGTTATATAATCCGACAGTGAAAACAACCGGACACACATTTCCCATGAACTCAGCCTGGAGTTTTCCAATAGCACAAGTTGCCAAAGGAAAAAAAGGCTCCACCTTTTTAGTACGGTAATAAAATGTACGGTAAGTAGCCCAAGGGGCAATTTTATCAAGAACAGGCATGAAAAAAGAATGTTGCCCCACCATCAGGCTGCATTCCATCGCCTGCCATTTGCACCCATCCAAGGAAGACATATTTCCCCAAAGTTTCAGAGACTGGCATTGCTTTATATGGGGCCTGGGGCTCTTTGCTTGCAAAACATGCTCCCTTGAAGCACCAAAGGACAGTAAAGAGACAGTTCTAGCCCAAGGCAACTTCTGGGGAGACGGCTCAGATCTCCCTGGCCGACCTCCAATGCCCAAACCACAATACGACACTGGCTCTTTATGCACTGTGGCCagtggaagggggaaaaaacaggagAAATCATTTCACTTGAATTCGGTCAATACATCCCTATGTGTTGCTACGTTCCGCTCCCATTTTAAGCACAGGCCACTTTGGAGACACACTGTGCTGCCGGAAAGATTTTGGTGCCATTTTGGGCAACCATTGTGTTCTTAAGCAAGAAAGACCTCTTGAAAGTTGAAGACGGGTGAAAACAACAGGTATAAAACCTTCCCCACCATTtattccctttcttcctcctaagccagtgatggccaacctatgacacgcgtgtcagcactgacacgcctagccatttttgctgacacgcttccgcatgcagattgattggatgactaatgtcttttgtggccaaatttggtgtgatttggtccagtggttttgttgtttactccataggaattatgcacattacatttatatatagatatagattattatatcattctattattattattattattatagtatattatcatattattactattatattattatatgattcattattcatgactacattgaaactagaatagagagaaatcagcatggaaactgcaagaggtaccatagattgttgtacgcaAAGATTTTTTTCCCAAGCTTTGGCTCAGTCTCTTTGATACACCTCCAAGAATCTTTGAGAGCAATTCCAGCCTTAACTCTCCCTGGAAGCCAAAATGATTAAATGGAGGCTATCAAACTTTGGACGCTTTATGGTAAGATGCGGCACATTAGAAATGCGTGATAAAGCAGGAGATAGTAGGTAAAGACCATCttaattttggatttatttaaCCAGGGAGGCAATGGCtcagagtctgcaagacctgagcagtctTGGGATGATCACAAATCTGTGAGGTAGATATGCAAAACTAGTCCATGAGTCCACAGGGGTATGGAGATCCAAGGGCCACAAAAACAGTCTTATAGAGGCCAAAGTGTGCCCATTGCTATTCCAATCCACATGCATTATCCTATGTACCCCagtctgcaaatgtgagtagatcaataggtactgctccagcgagaaAATAAGGGTgctcagtggccacatgacctaggaggtgtctatggacaacgccggctcttcggcttagaaatggagatgagcaccaaccctcagagttggacacgactagacttaatgccagggggaaaTTTTTACTTGTACCTTATTCCAACCCACACACCACATTATCCTATGTATCCCAATCTGGGGAAGGAAGAAGCTGCACAGATCAATTTTTTCCTCTCATTGGACTTATTCCAGTCACCGAACAGGATGGATTTGCTCAGGCTTTGTTCCTCTGTTTGAGCGAATCTCATCAATGATGTGGGGAGGAAAATATGTAAACAGATAGAGAAAAACAAAACCATTGCTGGCATGTGAACCGGCCGCAGGAACCGCATCCGCTTTGAGGAAGAACACAAACTGACTGCATCTGTCAAGTTGCTGCATcaggacaaaaaaaaccccacaaagccTATAAACATTTCATGTGTCAAAGCCTTGGAGGCACTCGCAACCATGTTGTAGTAAAGCAGAGACAAGCAACCAGGCACTTTGCACAGACTACAGTTCCCACATGCTGCAACCAAAATGGCAAATGGTAAAATTGTGGAAGGTGCCATTCAGAATATTTGGCGCTTTTAGGGCTACATTAAGAATGTTCACCTTAACTAATAGCCaatagcaatttattacggtctatgaccagaatatatggaaatgggcacaggtgcccgaaaaggggaatcgcagttcccataaaagtcagataaaagaacaagttaaaaacatgctatgataaaaacaaattaaaagccgactattagcagggtcagctaaaagtaaatatcgatccactaagggggatagagggagcatttgcagtatttcagttataacagattgctctggctacaggccctgtggggtcagtcatcgtccgtctgatggaaattgctgccacacagaacctggcgacactataggttattgcagaacaggagtctgagagcagcagagaggtgtagtatctttcagtgcggcctggatgttttaaaagtcaaggagtgatgaaattgattttaatatctctataaaacatacactggaggagcacgtgctcaATAGTTTCaatatggccagactcacaagggcatagtctctcCGGAGCAGGGGTCTTCCGATACCTCCCCACCTTacctaatagaatcatagaatcgtagagttggaagagacctcacgggccatccagtccaacaccctgcaagaagcaggaaaatctcattcaaagcacccccgacagatggccatccagcctctgatatgTCAACTAGTCATGTTGGATTGAAGGttctgggacttgcagttccaaaaagtaacatttcacaTACTCTGATGATACATAGTTCCAATGTATCATCAGGACAGAGTATCCTATCTGAACTGAGACTGGgcttggactgcagttcccataaaCTCAAGCCAATTCAGtatccttctttcttcctccaaTGACCAGAAATAGTATAAACTGCAACCACAACCAGCAACTTTCCCCAAGGTGTCTCTATATAGGAGTTGTAGCACTAACATTTTCAGACAGAGAAgcaaaagatcttgcaaaactacaactccgggctgtggcacaggctggagagcagctgcaatgaatcactctgaccaggaggtcatgagttcgaggtccgctcggagcctatgtttgtcttgtctttgttctatgttaaaggcattgaatgtttgcctatatgtgtaatgtgatccgccctgagtccccttcggggtgagaagggcggaatataaatgctgtaaataaataaaataataaataaactccaaggattctatagcagttcaagtggtgtcaaactgcattcattctacagtgtagatatacccaacATGAACATGGTTTAaatgtgtgatgggagccagttTTTCAGAGCTGTGGACTCACTCCTTCTAGGAGACAGTGGCCAAAGGGATTCAGTAGAAACCTTGTAGGAAAAACATAAAACTGAATGAGAGGACTCCACAGACGGTTGTCAACAAGCAAAAAGCACTAAGATGCCATTTCACAGACTCGGCTGGGACAAACTAGCCACAGAGTGTTCTCTCAGCAACCAAACCACAGCTAATCTTGGTTTCCAGGTGCAGGTGTAAATATAATCCATGTTTGCAAGTCGACATTTGTCGCCCTAGTGATGTGGGTTTGTCTGGAGGAGAATTGGAACATTTTGCATTAGAATACGTTATTTGAGATTTGGCTCTGGTTCGTCACCAAAACTTTGCCAACTAACTTCAAACCTGATTCCTGCTTATCGTGACAGCATAAATGAGAGAACTCCAAGTCACACTATTACCAAGAACCTGACTCAGGGCTTGAAGATTGAGAGAAGGCACGGCTTTCTTGGTGGAATTTATCCATCTGTACTgaagtttttatttattaccttccACCTTTGCAAGCACAATCCTAACAAATGCTTAGGCAAGACCCTTAAATATCTTTGCACTTGCCCAGGACAGTATGGGTTTCTGTTATGCTTGAAAGGCACTGTGCCTTTCAATCCATTTGGGAGGCTTTCTGCCATGTTTTGGGACACAAAGCTCCCCAAAATCATATGATACAAGTGTGGTTGGTACTTATGGAGAAAGATTTAAAGGGTCACCAACATGACAAGTTGCTTGTCATGCTTGTTACTTTACTTTGTGCTACTGTTTTGAAAATATCCCTTTTAGGATTGGTAACAAAAGAGCATAAAAGTTGCAAAAACAAATTCCTCGAATAGCTCTGAAGAAGCACATGATTCTGTGCCTGAGATCATAGAGGGTTGTTTTTGGTGAGATTAGACAACCCTGGGCTCCATAAACAAGTACTATAAAGCAGTTCTTCCAAAATAACAGTCAAGTTACTGAAAATTATCAAAACCAAAGAGAATTTTTCCAGTGTGATTTTCTGGGGCAATTACATGACCCATCTCCATTATCCGTTATGGAATACTGGACTGAATATCTCAATTCAAAGCCTTTGAAGCCAAGTGAGGTTTCTTTAGCACACTGAATAGTTGAGTCTAGAGTCTGTCTTTAAAAGGTCAGCTTTTAAAGGCAAGAGAGATGAATCAAGGACTTCATGGAAGCCTTCTTAGATTCATAGGTATTTGACAATATTTGATCATGGCCAAATCACTTTGGAGAGTTGATGCTATTCTGGCCAAGCATTGCGAATATGCCAATGTGGCTTGGTATGAGGATGGTGAAATTGTAACTTGTTGCAGCAGTTGACGGGAAGAAGTGCAAAGGAGGAGTTATGTCACACTTTAGGGAAGTTATTCCCGCAACAACGGTGGAATGGCCAAAAGTAACTAACCACAAGGCTAGGACTTTTCTTCTCTGTTGTAAGTTGCTACATGGCCATTCCGGTCGCTGTTATTACATTTGTAATAGATGGAGACACCTGTAAGAATGTTCTATTCTTTGGTAACCTCTGGAACtgttggttctccagatgttctgcACCAGGAATTGTGTAAACCAGCGACAACTAGAGAGTCAAACATCTCATTCCCATGCTTCTTATGCTCCCATTTCTCGGTTTTGAGGAATGGAGAGTTTGGAATGGCCTTTCAAATCCTTGGTtaagagtcgttagctgcccctggttcccatgtctggaacttctcTATTTTCAGAGTTCCAGACAGGAGAACCAGGGGCAGCAAACAAAGGATGTTGGGAGGTGTTTCTAGTTTCcagcataatagtaataataataataataataataataataataataataataagtttatttgtatcccaccaccatctcaaggcggctcacagaaatatcaaatgcaaaacaataacaatatacaatacatcaataaacaataataataaacagctcagcagtttaacccgctgcaccatcagggactCCCTGTTTAGagtccctgatggtgcagcgggttaaactgctgagctgctgaacttgctaaccgaaaagttggcagttcgaatccggggaacggagtaagcccccgctgttagccccagcttctgccaacctagcagtttgaaaacatgcaaatgtgagtagatcgataggtactgcttctgtgggatggtaacagtgctccatgcagtcatgctggccacatgacctaggaggggtctacggacagcgctggctctttagctctctcctgatgttccgcccacatctgtggcaggcatcctcagaggttgtgaggtatgcttataatgtgcactttgctaatctattattacaacctcactgtttttaaattctatgtttttaataagtgtgtttttattctttttggttaatgtgcaaatattacaactggtgcatattattgtttattgatgtattgatgtattgtatattgttattgttttgcatttgatatttctgtgagccgccttaggatggtggtgggatacaaataaacttattattattattattattattattattattattattattattactattatgctgGAAACTAGAAACACCTCCCAACATCCTTTGTTTGCTGCCCCTGGTTCTCATATCTGGAACTCTGAAAATAgagaagttccagacatgggaaccaggggcagctaacgactctgaacaaaggatgcccccaggcaggaagaagccaggatatgaagctattcaatgctgattaaggtgattaactacacattcacactagcctccaactgacaagagttcttccctcaccctggactttccacatatatatatatatatatatatatatatatatatatatatatacagtagagtctcacttatccaacataaacgggctggcagaagcttggataagcaaatatgttggataataaggagggattaaggaaaagcctattaaacatcaaattaggttatgattttacaaattaagcaccaaaacatcatgttatacaacaaatttgacagaaaaagtagttcaatacacagtaatgctatgtagtaataactgtatttacgaatttagcaccaaaatatcacgatatattgaaaacatttttttaatttatgtatttatttcaattatttatactctgcgcttctcacccgaggggactcagggcggcttacaagtggcaattgatgctgttacactgttatacaatgaactaaagtgttaaaacagttaaaacagtcataaaatacaatatacaaagtttaaaacaatgcaaagtgcttatgccattcatccaccagaccttataccttatcacgatatattgaaaacattgactacaaaatgtgttggataatcgagaacgttggataagcgagtgctggataaatgagactctacttgtatatatatatatatatatatacttatccaacataaatgggctggcagaagcttggataagcgaatatgttggataataaggagggat contains:
- the chst12 gene encoding carbohydrate sulfotransferase 12, whose protein sequence is MASPARMTKARLFRLSVVVGSLFMILLIIVYWDNVGTAHFYLHTTLSRPHGALPTAIQGDRQQSLAEVDEFLETLLSSDLKRSPVKLGQRTERPLLQASSHPIAGNLEENVRGYDWSTRDARLILDQEKLQAERRRTLRELCANSSFSFPTKERSFDDIPNYELNHLIVDDRHGVIYCYVPKVACTNWKRVMIVLSESLMDQGVPYADPLDIPREHVHNTSTHFTFNKFWRRYGKFSRHLMKIKLKKYTKFLFVRDPFVRLISAFRSKFELENEEFYRRFAVPMLKLYSNLTSLPTSVSEAFEAGLRVSFSDFIQYLLDPRTEKMAPFNEHWRQVYRLCHPCQIEYDFVGKLETLDEDAAQLLQLLKVDHLLRFPPSYRNRTASSWEEDWFAKIPVAWRQQLYKLYEADFVLFGYPKPENLLKN